The region GCATGTGGGGCAGCTTGTAAAAAAAGGCTTTAAGACCTATTTGATCGGAGGTTACGTCAAGCCCAAGACAAATGCCATGATCGGTAAGGGCGCGGTAAATTCATTGAAGGAATATCGGTTTGATAAAGCCTTCATGGGGGCAAATGGCATTCATCCTGATTCGGGATATACGACCCCTGATCCTGAGGAAGCGTTTGTGAAAAACAGTGCAATGGAATTGGCAAGAGAAGCATTTGTGCTGGCCGATCATTCTAAATTAGGGGAAATATCATTCGCCAAGATAGCAGATTTAAATAAAGCATGCCTGGTTACAGATGAGCATGATGAAGATCTCCGGTCCTATCAAAGAAAAACTATGGTAAAGGTTGTGACATCATGATTTATACAGTAACGCTGAACCCCTCTTTGGATTATTTGATGGAGCTTGATGCGTTTAAAAGCGGGCAGCTGAACCGTTCTAACAACGAAAATATTTTTCCGGGGGGAAAAGGCATTAACGTATCGCGAATTCTAAGCCAATTGGATGTGGGGACTACATCGCTCGGCTTTGTAGGTGGATTCACCGGAAAATATATTTCTGATTTTCTTGAAAAGGAACAAATCATTACAAATTTTGTTGAGGTTGATGGTACAACGAGGATTAATGTCAAGATAAAAGCTGAGGATGAAACTGAGATAAATGCGAACGGCCCATGCATAACGGATCATGACTTGCAACTATTCCTGAAACGGCTCGATTCACTCAAAGCTGGCGATGCGCTGGTGCTTGCAGGAAGCATTCCGCGGTCTGTGAGTCCAGATTTTTATCAGTCGATTGCCAACCAAATAAAAGACAAGGATGTTCGACTCATCATAGATGCAGAAAAAAAACTGCTTGAACCTGTGTTGGAAAACCGGCCATTTTTAATTAAACCAAACCACCATGAACTTGGTGAATTCTTTGGAGTAAAGATTGATTCAACAGAATCAGCCATTTATTATGGTAAAAAACTTTTGGAAAAAGGGGTTCAAAACCTTATCGTTTCAATGGCAGCCAAAGGAGCCATTTTATTTCATGAAAATCAAATCCTTCTAGCAGATGTCCCTGATGGGGAATTAATCAGCTCTGTTGGTGCAGGGGATTCCATGGTTGCCGGTTTTTTGGCGGGTATACAAAAAGGCATGCCAATCAAAGATGCTTTCAAACTTGCCGCTTCTGCTGGTTCAGCCACAGCTTTTTCTCTAGGGCTGGCAAATAAAGTGAAGATCATGGAATTATTCGAACAAGTACACATAAACGACATTGAATAGGGGGAGAGGAACTTGAAAATTACAGAGCTATTGACAAAAAGTACGATGAAGCTTGATCTGCAATCGGATGATAAATCCACAGTCATTGAAGAGCTTGTCGATGTATTGGATCATGCAGGAAAGCTATCTGATAAAGCTTCATTTAAAGAGGCAATCGTTAATCGAGAAAAGCAAAGTACAACGGGAATCGGAGAGGGAATCGCCATTCCTCATGCCAAAACAAGCGCTGTCAAATGGCCCGCCATAGCTTTTGGTAAATCCACAGCTGGTGTGGATTATGAATCGTTTGACGGCCAGCCTGCATATTTGTTTTTCATGATCGCCGCTACTGAAGGTGCAAACCAAACTCATTTGGAAGCGCTTAGCAGGTTATCGACCATCCTTATGAATGAGGAAGTTCGAAATGCATTGATGGCAGCCAAAACAAAGGAAGAAGTCATCCAAGTCATTGAAAGATATGATCAGGATGAAAAGGAAGTGGATCAAACTGAAGAAGAAGCCTCCTCCAACAGCAAGATTCTGGCAGTGACTGCATGCCCGACCGGGATTGCCCACACTTATATGGCTGCAGATGCCCTAAAGGCGAAAGCAAAAGAACTTGGGCTGGATCTTAAAGTGGAAACGAACGGATCAGGCGGCGCAAAGAACATTCTGACACAAGGTGAGATTGAACATGCTGCTGCCATCATTGTGGCTGCAGATACGAAGGTGCAGATGGAACGCTTTAAAGGGAAGCATGTCATTGAAGTTCCTGTCGCTGATGGCATTCGCCGGCCCCAGGAATTATTGGAGAAAGCCGCAAAACAGGATGCACCTATCTATCAACGCGGCAGTGATCAGGGGGCAGAGGGAGCTAAGTCTCCAAATAAACAGTCAAGGACAGGGTTTTATAAGCACTTGATGAACGGTGTATCCAACATGCTTCCGTTTGTTGTCGGAGGAGGGATCCTGATAGCGATTTCCTTCATGTTCGGCATCCATTCTGCTGATCCAAAAAGTGACGAGTACAACCGCTTTGCCGAAATCTTGAATACGATCGGTGGAGCGAATGCCTTCTTCATGATCGTCCCTGTTTTGGCAGGATTCATCGCCATGAGCATTGCCGACAGGCCGGCATTTGCACCAGGTATGGTCGGCGGATTAATGGCTGCACATGGGAATGCAGGATTTTTAGGCGGCTTGATTGCAGGATTCCTGGCAGGCTACATTGTCATTGGAATTAAGTATGTCTTCCGCAACCTTCCACAAGTGCTTGAAGGTTTGAAGCCGGTATTGATTTTTCCTCTACTTGGCATTTTTATGACTGGCTTGATCATGTTTTATCTTGTTTCACCGTTGAGCTCCATCAATACCGGCATCCAGGATTGGTTGGGCGGATTGGGAACAGGAAATTTAGTGATTCTCGGTTTGATTCTAGGCGGGATGATGGCTGTGGATATGGGAGGACCAATCAACAAAGCTGCCTTCACTTTCGGGTTGGCGATGATTTCTGCCGGTAACTATGCACCCCACGCGGCTATCATGGCAGGAGGAATGGTTCCGCCCCTTGGTATGGCATTCGCGACAACATTCTTTAGGAAAAAGTTCAATGATTCAGAACGAAAAGCCGGATTCGCTTGTTACTTTATGGGAATATCCTTTATTACCGAAGGAGCGATCCCTTTTGCTGCAGCAGATCCAATCAGGGTCATTCCCGCGTCCATTGTCGGTTCTTCGGTCGCCGGGGCATTGACTATGATCTTCAAAATCGGCTTGCCTGCGCCACATGGGGGAATCTTTGTATTCCCTGTCGTCCAAGGCAACCCATTCCTTTATCTATTGGCCATCCTCATTGGCTCTTTCGTAACGGCACTAATGGTAGGATTCCTGAAAAAAACGGCAAAATAAACATTTAATCAAACCACCCCACCCCTCAAGGTGCCTGGCACCAAAAGGGTGGGGTGGTTTGATTTCCCTTGGTTGAATGGCAGTGGATTATCACAAAATAGAAAGGTAGCCATCTCAAATTATGGAGGGATATTTCATGACAAAACGTAATCAGAAAGCTCCTAAAACTGGTATGCAAAAAACTAATGCAAAAAGGGATACTGAATTCTCACAAGAATTCTCCCAAGCAAAAACAAACAAAAAAGCTGAAAAAACAAACCAAAACAAATAATGATAAACAAGGGGCGCAGATCAGCGCCCCTTTTTGAGGTGAAAGGAAATGCATTATACAACCGTCAATGATAATAATATTGCCTATGAAGACATTGGCAAAGGAGAAACGGTCATATTTATCCATCCTCCCGGAATGGGACGTATGACTTTTGAGCTCCAGCGCTTATTAGCAAATGACCTTCGTCTGATTTTGCCGGATTTGAGCGGCCATGGAGATAGCAGGAAATCAACTCATGGTTATACAGGCATTTCTGATTATGCAGATGAAATTGAATCCATTAGGAAATCCATGGGGGTCGAGAAAGTATTTTTATTTGGTTATTCTGCTGGCGGAACCGTTGCACAAGAGTACGCTTTTAAGTATCTTGATCACGTCAAAGGCATCATGTTATCAGGCGCATATCCAAAAGTGGAAACAGAAATGTTCAAAGCTGAACATTATATTGGTATCTTTCTTGCCGGCCATTTCCCGAAATTCCTCGCCAAAATGCTTGCTGGCAGCCATTTTCAATCGCATATTTTTCAGAAAAAGCTTTATCAACATATCCTAAAGGCAGATAATCAAAATTGGGCTGATTTTTACAGAGCATCCTTGGCATTTTCATTCGAAGAGAAACTTTTGAAGTTGAACGTTCCAATGCTTCTTTTGTACGGCTGTAAATCAGACTACATCAACCACCATGTTAAATACTATAAGAAGTATATCGATACTGAGGTGCATATGATTCCAAAGGCAAGCCACCAGCTTCCAACCAGGCATAGCGACTTGATAAATGCATATATTTTGGAATTTGTTAATAGACATGCGGACCAGTAATATTTTCACAGTATTTCTTAATGAGCATGCAGTCTTTGACGAATTACACCAAACTTTACGAAAAGAGCTGTTGAATAAGAAAAAAATGTTGCATTAACGAAGTCCGTGTCGTACTGTTACTTGTGGTATACGGTTTTAGGAGGTATGAATTTGAAAAATAAAAAGAAAAAAGATTGGCGGTTTCACATCGCTCATAAAGAAGCTATCATCGGGGTCATTCTTGTCATCATTAATTTTATTTGGTGGTATGGTTTTGCTTATGGATTAGGGAGCAAGGATGTATCGGAATATCATTACATATTTGGACTGCCGGCGTGGTTCTTTTACAGCTGTGTGGTTGGGTTCATTGTCATGGTCGTATTGGTTGTGTTTGCAGTGAAGGCATTTTTTAAAGATGTGCCATTTGACGATGAGGAAGAAGGATCGATATGAATTGGCAAGTACTCATTCCCCTCGTCCTGTTCCTAGTCATTATTTTCATTGCCGGTCTTTATGCATCACGGCATTTAACATCCTCCGCTTCCTTTTTACAGGAGTATTTTTTAGGCAGCAGGCAGCTGGGCGGATTTATCCTTGCGATGACCATGATAGCCACATATGGAAGTGCGGGTAGCTTCATCGGCGGCCCTGGTGCTGCATACAACATTGGACTCGCATGGGTGCTGTTGGCCATGTCCCAGGTTGTCACAGGATATTTCGTCCTGATGATTTTAGGCAAAAAATTTGCGATCATGGCGAGAAAATATAATGCAATAACCTTGATCGACTTTTTAAAAGAAAGATATCAGAGTAAATGGGTGAGCATCATCGCTGCAATAAGCATTATTGTGTTCTTGTTTTCTTCCATGGCGGCCCAATGGGTAGGAGGGGCCAGATTGATCGAATCTGTCATCGGAATCCCCTACATAACAGCGTTGATGATTTTTGCAGCATCGGTATTGATTTATGTCATCATTGGAGGTTTTCGTGCAGTCGCCATTACAGACAGTATTCAGGGAGTGGTGATGCTCATAGGAACGATCGTCCTGCTGGTTGCAACGATTATTGCAGGCGGGGGCATTGATGGAATCGTACAGACACTCCGAAATGAAAATCCCAATTTACTGACTCCTTACGGAAATGATCATAGCTTGACGCCATTATATATTTCTTCTTTTTGGATATTGGTCGGGGTCGGGGTTGTAGGTCTTCCGCAAGTAGCAGTGAGAGCTATGTCGTACAAAAATGCCCGTGCCATGCATAGGGCAATCATCATTGGCACCATTGTGGTAGGAATGATCATGCTGGGCATGCACTTGATAGGTGTGTTTGCAAGGGCAGTTGTCCCAGGGATAGAAATAGGCGATAAAGTCATGCCGACAGTTGCTTTGAAAGTACTTCCGGGATGGCTGGCAGGCATTGTGCTTGCCGCACCGATGGCAGCAATCATGTCTACGGTCGACTCGCTCTTAATATTGGTTTCATCTGCAGTGGTGAAGGATTTATATATTTCCTACGTCAATCCTTCCGCTTCGGAAAATAATGTTAAATGGACTTCGTTCATTGTGACGGCTGTCGTAGGTGTCTCTGTCTTTGCTTTGGCCATACATCCGCCAAACCTTTTGATTTGGTTAAACTTATATGCATTCGGAGGCTTGGAATCTGTTTTTATATGGCCAATCGTCCTTGGGTTATATTGGGAAAAAGGTAATAAGTTCGGAGCATTGTCTTCCATGTTGGTCGGTATGACATCCTATATGATTTTTGACAAATTTCATCCCAACTTTCTTGGAATGAATACGGTTGTATTTCCGATTATCCTTTCTTTTCTGTGCTATGTAGCAGTTTCTTTGGCTACCAAGCCTGTTATTGCCGAAATGGATTGAATGAAAAGGAATTTCCTGATTATAGGGAATTCCTTTTTTTATGATCATTGGATAAGGGTGCTTTCGTAAAGTTTGTAGCTATTCACCAAAAGTTGTGTAAGGTTGATTTACGTTGCAGGATACTCTCTTTCTGAGGGGCCTCACACGAAGTGAGGTCGTTCGATGTTGTCACCTGACGTGCCGAACTTAATCGAACATCCGCCTTACTTCTCCTCGCTGCGGGGTCTCACCTGTCTAGCTCCAGGGCTTAGGGGCTCGAGGTGTCGCCCCTGGGCAAAGCCCTGCAGCTTTTCTAACTGGCCCGCTGTTCCCTCCGGAGTCTCGCACCTTCTTCTCCCATCAACATCAAATGATGAGTTATTTTAAAGAAAAAACTGTTAAAAACAACAATCTTTGAGAAAAGAGCCTTTGAGAAAGTTTGTGCTCTCCGCTTCGGGGATCTCCCTTTTCCACTGATCCCACTGGAGCCTCACATCTTCCGCTCCAATAAAAAATCATCTTGCAACCTTCATTTAACAAACAGCCTTTTTATCGTATAAAAAACAGGAAAAATGAACTCCATTATCTAATAAATATAGAAAAGAAATGGGGGTAGGAAGATGCAGTGGAGAAGGTATGACAGCGCAGCAGAATTTCTCGTAGAAACTGAAAGATTGTTGGAAGAAAACGAAGCTGAGAACAATCTAATGCTTGGCTTGCTTTATCAATTGAAAAAAAGCAATCGGAAAGGCATATATATGGCTGCTGCGACCGATAAAGGGGAGGTGAAATTGATTTGCTTAATGACACCGCCATATAATTTGATAATGACTGTACCAAAAGGGAGTGACTATGAAGAGGTTGTCGACTTTGCGATCGGGGAGCTTGTTTATGAGAGCGTAAATGTCCCTGGAGTCATTGCAGAGAAGAACCTTGCCGAGTATTTTTCCCGAACATGGGCTGAAAAAACAGGACAAGAGTCAACATTTGCCATGAAGCAAAGAATCTACAAGCTCAACAAAGTAAATGATCTTAAGCATACACCAGGAAAAATGAGAAAGGCACGCAGCAATGAAAAGGAACTGGTTGCTTCATGGCTCCTCAGGTTCATTTCTGATACAGGGGAGCCAGCACTTACAAAGGCTGATGCCGAACTCCGTGTAGCAGTCATGATTGAACAAGGAACAGTTTTTTTATGGGAAAATGATGGGGAACCAGTTTCGATGGCAAGAAGTGCACGATCGACCAAAAATGTAGCCGTTGTGAATATGGTTTATACGCCTGATGAACAACGAAAAAAAGGTTACGCAACGGCAATGGTATCAAACTTGAGCCGTCTGTTGCTGCAAAATTATGAGTATTGTGCTTTATATACCGACTTAGCCAACCCTTCCTCAAATAAGATTTATATGCAAATCGGATATGAGCCAATTTTAGATTCAAGCTTGATAAAGTTTGTATAGCTTCTAATCGGTCCCTTTAACAGCCGGCTTTATTTTCTTGCCGGCAAAAAATAATGAAAAAACGGAAAGGATGGCGAAGGTGATGAAGATCCATGCAGAATGGTTTTTCATCATTAACGCCGTTATAGGAGGACCGGCGGCTACTCCGACAAACCTCATCGAACTATAGATGGAAGTTATCGTTCCACGTTCAGCCTTCTCGATGCTCTCTGTTATGATTGCATCCAAGCATGGCAAGCTAGCACCAATTCCAATTCCGCTCAAGACAAAAAGCATCATCTGCACCCATAAACCTTCAGCAAAGAGGAGAAGACCGACTGATGTTCCGTTCAAAAGAATGCTATAGAAGGTTATCCGTTTCATCAAAACGAGATCATCCTTGATGATCTTTCCTACCGTATAGGAAGAGGCGCATAAAAATCCAAGTGGAATAGCGAGAATGAATCCTTTTTTGACTCCGTGATATCCGTATGGGGACTCCAGTTTGGATGATAAGAAAAAAAGCAGACCAAATAAAATGAACATCAATATGACACCTATGATGAATACAGCAATAAGCCATCTGCCGTGGGTCTTGAAAATAGCACCTGTATTTTTGATGAAATTTGCAAGTGTGCAGCCGGTGCTTTGACTTTTTGGCTTCTTCACTAAAAATAAAACCAATAGTGTAGAAATGAGGCAAAAAGCAGGAAATGAAAAAAAGGGCAGGAACCAGATGAAGCTTGCAAGCACTGCGCCAAGTATTGGGCTCAATACCTTCCCGAATGTGTTGGCAGTCTCTATGATGCCGAGGTTGGATGAAACATCACGGTCATCTTGGAACATATCGCCAACCAATGGCATGACAATAGGAGCCGCTCCTGCTGCCCCGACACCTTGTAATACACGCCCCATGAGAATGAACACGTATGGATTTGCCCAGCTCCATGATGCCCATCCTGCTATCAGTCCGCCGAGACCTGCTATAATTAGACTTGGGATGATGATCATTTTCCTCCCGTATCGATCTGATAGATACCCTGCAATGGGAATCAGAAGAATCGCGACAATGGAATACACGGTAATGATTAGGCTTGATTGTAAGGAACTAATGTTGAGCTTTTTTTCCATTACAGGAAGCACCGGAATGAGCATGGAGTTGCCCAGCGTCATGATCAATGGTATTGATGCAAGAGAGATGATAGCCCAGCGTTGTCCATTCGTTCCCTTTTCCGATTCTTTTGTGTCAGCAGGCTGGCAGCCTGGATTGATGAATTCAGTCTGATCCATATTGAATTAAGTCCTTTCTCTGTTTTATCACTATCATTTAGGGTTTGCTTTTTTTTAGTAATTTATCGGGAGATATTTTTTCCTGTGTTGAAAAAATATTCATTCAAGACGACTGTCATAAATCTCGATTTGGACAAAATTGGGAATAAAATAAATCAATGAAACCGAGGTGCTTCATGAAGATTATCAGGGTCAATGTCGGTAAACCGAAAGAACATTCTTATAATGAAAATACATATAGGTCCGGGATTTCTAAACGGTCCGTACAAGAAGTTATGGTAACGGAGGAGCGATTCGTCGGTGATGATGTAGAAAACCATGAATACCATGGAGGAAAAGAAAGAGCCGTATGCTTTTATCCGTACGAGCATTATCAAAAATGGGAGACTGAATTCAATAAAACACTGAATATCCCTGCCTTCGGTGAAAATCTCACAGTTACAGGGATGAAAGAAGATGAAGTTTTCATCGGGGATATTTTTCAGATCGGAGAAGCAGTCATTCAAATCTGCCAAGGGAGGATCCCTTGTTCGACTATCTCCAAATTCAATGGAGTCGATCCTCTGCTGAAAAGAATTATCGAGACAGGCTTTACAGGGTATTTTGGAAAAGTGATCAAAGAAGGAAGCATCAGCGAAAGTTCTGAAATCATTCTAATTGATCAGCATCCACTTCAAATATCCATTTTGGAAGCAAATCAAACATTATTCCACGATTTTAAAAATAAAGAAAGACTTGAGAAAATCATGGAAGTGAAGGAGTTGGCTTCTGCTTGGAAAAAAGCCATACAAAAAAAATTAATGGCCCCTCATAAAAATTGAGTGAGCCCATCACCAAAAGGCCTTCACTGAATATGTTATTGAAGAGGTAATGAATTTTTTGAAATCTCCCCTTGACAATCGATACATCTGGTACTAGTATAATAATCAATCAAAACGAAAATATTTTGGCGTTGAAGAAGAAGAGTAGCTGATACTGACACTTAAGAGAGCTGGTGGCCGGTGTGAACCAGTGTGGGAGTATGGGTGAATGGCCTTCCGAGCCTCCAGACCGAACGTTTTTTGAATCAGTAGGCTCTGGCGAATGTGTCTCATCGATACAAGAGACAAGTATTAAAGTAGGCTGTGTCCATACTTGATACGATAAAGTGAGCTTTTAAGCTAATAAAGGTGGTACCACGGGTTCCTCGTCCTTTTCGGATGGGGGACCTTTTTGTATTTTATCAGGGTGCCAGGCACCAAAGTACATAGTTGAATATTATAAATCGTTGAGCAAGGGGAGTAGGTTTTTCCGATGCGCTGCAGTGAACCGGGGATGGTGGGAACCCGGTGCGATAGGAATTATTGAATGGGCTTGCGAGAGGTTCTTTGAATGAGAGTAGGAGAACACGGAATTCCACCGTTAAAGGGATAGGATATCGGTTCAATGTCGGGACCTGTATTCGAATGAGAGGGATGCTGTCAATATAAGTTGATTGCATTCAATATGAGGTGGCACCGCGGAAAATCGTCCTCTAGAAACACATGGAAAATGTGATTTCTAGGGGACTTTTTTTATTGAGAAAGAAAAAGGCAGCGAGGAGAGATTTCAATGAATGTGAAACAAAAACAAACAAGGTCAGAATCAATGAGAACTTTAAAAATAGAAGGGGACCTCTTGACCCCGATCTCCATCTTCAAAAGGTTGAAGGGGAGGAAAAAATGTCTTCTGGAGAGCTCGTTGAAGCATTTGGAAAGCGGCAGGTATTCTTTTATCGGCCTTAATCCTTATAAACAAATATTTTCGTTTGGAGATCAAACAACGGTCAAATCCAATCTGAAAGAGGAGAAAGTCGAAGGAAAGGCATTAAACATATTAAAGGAACAGCTGCCTGAGATGAATATAAAAGGAAGCTTCCCTTTTTACTCTGGAGCTGTTGGATTCATCGGCTATGACGTCATTCGCCAGCATGAATTCATCGGCCCGGATAAAGAAAATGAAACAGCAATTCCTGATCTGCACTTCTTGTTTTATCAGGATATCATCGTATTCGATCATATCAGCCAAGAAGTCCATATCGTCTGTACGAGTCAAGACGGCCGCCGTACAAAAGAGGACCTCGAAAACGAATTGCATGCAATCAAGAAAATGGTTGCCACTCCTGAGGAGGAGGATGAAGCTGTAAGCAGCCCTATCGAATTTGTTCCAGAAATAAACAAGAAAGAATTTGAACAAAGGGTTCAAAAAGCAAAAGAGCATATCGTGAATGGAGATATATTCCAAGTGGTCCTTTCGCAGCGTTTGTCAGGGAAATTCAATGGAAACGCATTTGCCCTTTATCGGAAGCTTCGTAAAACGAATCCTTCCCCCTATATGTTTTATCTTGATTTTGAGGATTATGTAGTACTTGGTTCTTCGCCGGAGAGCTTCATTAAGTTGAAGGACTCAAAGCTTACGACGAACCCCATTGCAGGTACAAGACCGAGGGGGGAAACGAGAGAAAAGGATGCCTTGCTTGAAAAAGAGCTGTTGAATGATGAAAAGGAAATAGCCGAACATAAGATGCTCGTTGACCTCGGTAGGAATGACATCGGTCGGGTTTGTGAAGTGGGCAGCATCAAGATTCCGAAGTTCATGGCGATTGAGCGCTATAAATATGTCATGCACATCGTATCGGAGGTTTCTGGAACGCTCAAGAATGATTTATCGGGTGTTGATGCCTTGATTTCTTGTCTGCCGGCGGGGACGGTGTCAGGCGCTCCGAAAATAAGAGCCATGCAGATCATCAATGACCTGGAGGATACAAAACGGGGAGTATATTCAGGAGCGATCGGCTATATCAACGCAAATGGAGATATGGATTTCGCGCTCACGATCAGAACGATGGTAGTCAAGGATCAAAAAGCTTATGTGCAGGCAGGTGCGGGGATCGTGTATGACTCAAATCCTGAAAGCGAATATCAAGAAACATTGAATAAAGCAAAAGCGCTATTGGAGGTTGCAAAATGATATTACTGATCGATAATTATGATTCTTTCACTTATAACCTTTATCAATATATTTCGGAGCTGGGAGGCGACGTCCTCGTAAAAAGGAATGATGAAATCGACGCCAAGCAAATCGAAACCTTGGATCCCGATGCCATCATTTTGTCACCAGGTCCCGGAGATCCAGCTCATGCCGGAAATTGTCTGGAGGTTGTAAAGTCATTTTACGATAAAACACCGATTCTTGGGATCTGTTTGGGGCATCAAGTCATCGGAGAATCGTTCGGTGCAAAAATCATCAAAGCGTCTGTCCCGAAACATGGAAAGACGTCAAATATCAAGCATTCCGGGCTGGACCTATTCGAATATCTGCCACAGCCAATCGAAGTGATGCGCTATCATTCACTGATCATTGATCCTGACACCTTGCCGTCCTCACTGAAAGTGAGTGGGACTTCCATGGATGACGGAGTGATCATGGGCATCAAGCATCAATTATACCCGGTTTTTGGACTTCAATTTCATCCGGAGTCCATCGGTACAGGGGCGGGAAAAAAATTAATTGAAAACTTCTTGAATCA is a window of Falsibacillus albus DNA encoding:
- the trpE gene encoding anthranilate synthase component I; its protein translation is MNVKQKQTRSESMRTLKIEGDLLTPISIFKRLKGRKKCLLESSLKHLESGRYSFIGLNPYKQIFSFGDQTTVKSNLKEEKVEGKALNILKEQLPEMNIKGSFPFYSGAVGFIGYDVIRQHEFIGPDKENETAIPDLHFLFYQDIIVFDHISQEVHIVCTSQDGRRTKEDLENELHAIKKMVATPEEEDEAVSSPIEFVPEINKKEFEQRVQKAKEHIVNGDIFQVVLSQRLSGKFNGNAFALYRKLRKTNPSPYMFYLDFEDYVVLGSSPESFIKLKDSKLTTNPIAGTRPRGETREKDALLEKELLNDEKEIAEHKMLVDLGRNDIGRVCEVGSIKIPKFMAIERYKYVMHIVSEVSGTLKNDLSGVDALISCLPAGTVSGAPKIRAMQIINDLEDTKRGVYSGAIGYINANGDMDFALTIRTMVVKDQKAYVQAGAGIVYDSNPESEYQETLNKAKALLEVAK
- a CDS encoding anthranilate synthase component II, whose translation is MILLIDNYDSFTYNLYQYISELGGDVLVKRNDEIDAKQIETLDPDAIILSPGPGDPAHAGNCLEVVKSFYDKTPILGICLGHQVIGESFGAKIIKASVPKHGKTSNIKHSGLDLFEYLPQPIEVMRYHSLIIDPDTLPSSLKVSGTSMDDGVIMGIKHQLYPVFGLQFHPESIGTGAGKKLIENFLNHVEKGSSNHENTLTKIS